Proteins encoded within one genomic window of Glycine soja cultivar W05 chromosome 1, ASM419377v2, whole genome shotgun sequence:
- the LOC114377478 gene encoding uncharacterized protein LOC114377478: MDKSNGCSFSSISSIAVFSSAVFVVSLILVRLLYVLYCSSKPLSKRASKPFSTLIILGSGGHIAEMLNLLAVLQKGRFNPRFYIVVATDNMSLQKAQLLENSLAAEYVHDESETLSDIDDEEVDLYIHDEEGKHIKKILWETTYREYLEEQAAKEAAAAASKKAFEAKFENCSEDILAARELAASSTEAVAKSKKEMRQKRAYEAKNTRPAQSAAEAFGQMSNKKRNLQGLKSKVNFKLLNELFDEMDTQENTDGLKKQKKVPIICFRSIL, encoded by the exons ATGGATAAAAGCAATGGCTGCAGCTTCTCTAGCATATCTTCAATTGCTGTCTTTTCAAGTGCTGTTTTTGTTGTCTCCTTGATTTTGGTTCGTCTCCTTTATGTCTTATACTGTAGCAGCAAGCCCTTGAGCAAAAGGGCTTCAAAACCTTTTAGTACCCTTATTATTTTAGGATCAG GTGGTCATATTGCTGAGATGCTTAATCTACTAGCAGTGTTACAGAAAGGTAGGTTTAATCCAAGATTCTACATTGTTGTTGCTACTGATAATATGAGTCTTCAAAAAGCTCAGTTGTTGGAGAATTCCCTGGCTGCTGAG TACGTTCATGATGAATCAGAAACTTTATCTGatattgatgatgaagaagttGATTTGTACATTCATGATGAGGAGGGGAAGCATATCAAGAAGATACTGTGGGAAACAACATATAGGGAGTATCTTGAG gagcAGGCAGCCAAGGAAGCAGCTGCAGCAGCTAGCAAGAAAGCTTTTGAGGCAAAATTTGAAAACTGTTCGGAGGATATACTAGCGGCAAGAGAGCTTGCTGCATCTTCTACTGAAGCTGTGGCAAAATCCAAAAAG gaaatgagacagaaacgagCTTATGAGGCAAAAAATACAAGGCCAGCTCAATCTGCTGCAGAGGCCTTTGGCCAAATGTCTAATAAAAAAAGG AATTTGCAGGGTCTCAAATCTAAAGTCAATTTTAAACTCCTGAATGAATTGTTTGATGAAATG GATACGCAGGAAAATACCGATGGTCTCAAGAAACAGAAGAAAGTACCTATAATTTGTTTTCGGAGCATTCTTTAA